The Nitrospirales bacterium genome includes a window with the following:
- a CDS encoding outer membrane lipoprotein carrier protein LolA, with amino-acid sequence MTRIIVVLILSLLVVGPSHGLASLTDEVNALVKKVDAHYLETQDLEAEFSQETQIEGFDSRLSSSGRVIIKKPGLLRWDYRQPNEEQILVEGDQVMWYVPQHHQVVKGNLTQMAASRAPLTLLQGVGKLGEQFTVAADSEKKRGDGGLPIVVLTPKAEDRATSTVTRIELTIHPKSYLIRQIMLYEKSGNVSTLRFSEFRVNQGIDAEALRLNMPDDVVVVDAPIM; translated from the coding sequence ATGACCCGCATTATTGTTGTCCTGATTCTCAGCCTGCTGGTCGTGGGCCCTTCTCACGGTTTGGCGTCATTAACCGACGAAGTTAACGCGCTCGTGAAAAAGGTCGATGCACATTACCTGGAAACCCAGGACTTGGAAGCGGAATTTTCCCAGGAAACCCAAATCGAGGGTTTTGACAGTCGCCTGTCCTCCTCCGGCAGGGTGATTATCAAAAAGCCGGGATTGCTTCGATGGGATTATCGCCAGCCCAACGAGGAGCAGATCCTGGTTGAGGGGGATCAAGTCATGTGGTACGTGCCTCAGCATCATCAGGTCGTCAAAGGCAATCTCACACAGATGGCGGCCTCAAGAGCTCCCCTGACATTACTGCAAGGAGTGGGAAAGCTTGGCGAGCAATTTACGGTGGCAGCCGATTCAGAGAAAAAACGGGGAGATGGCGGTCTCCCCATTGTGGTGCTGACGCCGAAAGCCGAGGATCGGGCGACTTCGACCGTCACGCGAATCGAGCTGACGATCCATCCGAAGTCCTACCTGATTCGTCAGATCATGTTGTATGAAAAATCGGGGAATGTCTCGACTCTGCGGTTTTCAGAATTTCGCGTCAATCAGGGGATTGACGCAGAGGCTTTGCGATTAAACATGCCCGATGATGTGGTTGTTGTTGACGCGCCCATCATGTAA
- a CDS encoding response regulator — protein sequence MMAERVLIVDDDRGVREALAEYLQTLEYSVVTADDGQDALNKYREGEVDIILADLIMPNMDGMELLKRIREVNDDLIFLMITGHPSISTAVGSISLGADDYVTKPFHLEEVKARVTKAVEKRKLKSRLKTSQGLVWGLMLSIPLWLLLGIILVILLKG from the coding sequence ATGATGGCTGAACGAGTCTTGATAGTTGATGACGATCGAGGTGTCCGGGAAGCGTTGGCGGAGTACCTCCAAACACTCGAGTATTCCGTGGTGACGGCCGATGATGGGCAAGATGCGCTGAACAAGTACCGGGAGGGTGAAGTTGATATTATTCTCGCGGATTTGATCATGCCCAATATGGACGGGATGGAACTGTTAAAGCGGATTCGGGAAGTGAATGACGACCTGATATTTTTGATGATTACAGGACACCCGTCAATTAGTACCGCAGTCGGATCAATCAGTCTTGGTGCTGATGACTATGTCACCAAGCCCTTTCATTTGGAAGAAGTGAAAGCCCGGGTGACCAAGGCGGTGGAAAAGCGGAAATTGAAAAGTCGATTGAAAACCTCACAAGGGCTTGTGTGGGGCCTGATGCTCTCCATTCCATTATGGCTTCTCCTCGGCATTATCCTGGTTATTCTCCTGAAAGGATAA